Proteins from a genomic interval of Brucella intermedia LMG 3301:
- a CDS encoding 2-hydroxychromene-2-carboxylate isomerase: protein MTKTVEYFFSLGSPWSYLGLDTLEELAARHLVEIKPYLTTIIEENGGIFARNRPDARRAYGSRDLKRWAKFRGKPLLVENRPALGDPTPASYLVIAAYLDGQNWLQLARALQQAFWEEAKDIGQSIVRSAVADALGFDGDHLLSREQDSDVQEKWRNDREIATQKGVFGFPTYIYDGEIYWGQDNLGFLSSHLRGEAP from the coding sequence GTGACAAAAACTGTTGAGTATTTCTTTTCCCTCGGGTCGCCGTGGTCCTATCTCGGACTAGATACACTGGAAGAGCTGGCCGCAAGACATCTGGTCGAGATCAAGCCGTATCTGACTACTATCATTGAGGAGAATGGCGGGATTTTTGCCAGAAACCGTCCCGACGCGCGCCGTGCCTACGGCTCTCGTGATCTGAAACGATGGGCGAAGTTTCGCGGTAAGCCCTTGCTGGTGGAAAATCGTCCTGCGCTGGGAGACCCGACGCCCGCATCTTATCTGGTAATAGCTGCTTATCTTGACGGCCAAAACTGGTTGCAACTGGCGCGGGCACTGCAACAGGCCTTCTGGGAAGAAGCAAAGGATATAGGACAATCAATTGTGCGGAGCGCGGTGGCCGATGCCTTAGGCTTCGACGGTGATCATCTCTTGTCACGCGAGCAGGATAGCGACGTTCAGGAAAAATGGCGAAACGATCGTGAGATCGCAACCCAAAAAGGCGTCTTCGGATTTCCGACCTACATTTATGACGGCGAAATTTACTGGGGCCAGGATAATCTGGGTTTCCTGTCGAGCCATCTGCGCGGCGAGGCGCCCTAG
- a CDS encoding LLM class flavin-dependent oxidoreductase, protein MTKLKQVILGAQFPGVNNFTVWSDPAAGSQIEFSSFKHFAETVERGKFDFIFLAEGLRVREQKGKLHELDVAGRPNTLAILTALAAITENVGLIGTLTTTFNEPYALARQLATFDTLSGGRAGWNVVTSPGAFTGANFRRGDHLPFKERYERAREFIDAAQRIWAGGDFAFKGKHFDIAGRSDLVPPQGAPVIAQAGDSQEGRELAASHADVIYSRHGTLEAGQAFYRDVKKRLAGYGRSPNSLKILPGATFVLGDTQEDAEEKLREIRLQQVSPKSAITFLEQVWNRDLSAYDPDGPLPELEPDVAHEQLALGRAARYDDRIETARTWRELAEREKLSIRDLIIKVTARQQFVGTPQTIAEEINAYVQADAADGFVFAPHLTPGGFDEFVEKVVPILQEKGVLRGEYTGETLKENLGLSA, encoded by the coding sequence ATGACAAAGCTGAAGCAGGTTATTCTTGGAGCGCAATTTCCGGGCGTCAACAATTTCACCGTATGGAGTGATCCGGCAGCGGGTAGCCAGATCGAGTTCTCGTCGTTCAAGCATTTTGCCGAAACGGTTGAGCGCGGGAAGTTTGATTTCATCTTTCTTGCGGAAGGCTTGCGCGTGCGCGAGCAAAAGGGAAAGCTTCACGAGCTTGATGTTGCTGGCCGTCCCAATACGCTGGCTATTCTTACCGCGCTCGCTGCGATCACCGAAAATGTGGGGCTGATCGGCACACTGACGACCACGTTCAACGAGCCTTATGCGCTTGCGCGGCAGCTGGCGACCTTTGACACTCTCTCCGGCGGGCGGGCTGGCTGGAATGTGGTGACATCGCCAGGCGCGTTTACTGGCGCAAACTTCCGGCGTGGCGATCATTTGCCTTTCAAGGAGCGCTATGAGCGCGCGCGAGAATTTATCGACGCCGCGCAGAGAATATGGGCTGGCGGCGATTTTGCTTTTAAGGGCAAGCATTTCGACATCGCCGGTCGCTCAGATCTGGTGCCGCCACAAGGCGCGCCGGTCATTGCGCAGGCGGGCGACTCGCAGGAAGGGCGGGAACTTGCCGCAAGCCACGCTGATGTCATCTACTCCCGTCACGGAACGCTGGAAGCAGGGCAGGCGTTCTACCGCGATGTGAAGAAGCGTTTGGCTGGCTACGGGCGCAGCCCGAATTCACTCAAAATTCTCCCGGGAGCAACCTTTGTCCTTGGTGACACGCAAGAGGATGCGGAGGAAAAGCTGCGCGAAATCCGTTTGCAGCAGGTCAGCCCGAAATCCGCGATCACCTTTCTGGAGCAGGTGTGGAACCGCGATCTTTCCGCTTACGATCCAGATGGGCCGTTGCCGGAACTGGAGCCGGATGTTGCGCATGAGCAGCTGGCTTTGGGTCGTGCAGCACGCTACGATGACCGCATTGAAACCGCTCGAACATGGCGCGAGTTGGCAGAGCGGGAAAAGCTCAGCATTCGTGACCTTATTATCAAAGTAACAGCGCGTCAGCAGTTTGTCGGCACCCCGCAGACAATTGCCGAGGAAATCAACGCCTATGTGCAAGCGGATGCGGCAGATGGGTTCGTGTTTGCGCCCCATCTCACGCCTGGTGGCTTCGACGAATTTGTCGAGAAAGTCGTTCCAATTCTTCAGGAAAAAGGCGTGCTTCGTGGCGAGTATACCGGAGAAACACTGAAAGAAAATCTCGGCTTGTCAGCGTGA
- a CDS encoding flavin reductase family protein, with the protein MGSTVTYLRESIEQYIEEPVDIEVSPGELKAAMRQLAGGVSVVTAGFDEGRTGATVTSATALSVEPPTIIVNINRGSSVWTAISRHNHFCVNVLSSGQQSIADRFAGKGGIKGVERYADADWYALESGALALAGALASVDCAVEDVIERHTHAIVIGRVLKIVTGSGDPLLYHNGGYRLLDALSGT; encoded by the coding sequence ATGGGATCAACGGTTACATATCTCCGCGAAAGTATTGAGCAATATATCGAAGAACCGGTAGATATCGAAGTTTCTCCAGGTGAGCTCAAGGCAGCAATGCGTCAGCTTGCAGGCGGCGTGAGTGTTGTTACAGCGGGTTTCGATGAGGGGCGCACCGGGGCGACTGTAACGTCAGCCACTGCGCTTTCGGTTGAGCCGCCTACGATTATCGTAAACATTAATCGGGGTTCGTCGGTCTGGACGGCGATTAGTCGCCATAACCATTTCTGCGTGAATGTGCTGTCTTCCGGCCAGCAGTCCATTGCCGATCGTTTCGCTGGCAAGGGTGGCATCAAGGGCGTTGAACGCTATGCGGATGCTGATTGGTATGCGCTCGAAAGCGGTGCGCTGGCTCTTGCCGGTGCGTTGGCTTCGGTTGATTGCGCCGTGGAAGATGTCATCGAGCGGCATACCCATGCGATCGTGATCGGGCGCGTTCTGAAGATCGTCACCGGCTCAGGTGATCCTCTCCTCTATCACAATGGGGGCTATCGCCTTCTCGATGCGCTCTCAGGCACTTAG
- a CDS encoding ABC transporter substrate-binding protein, translating to MTFIRKAAYWTAGIIAIGLFGSGIARSEGKFDLSPEQPNRLRVEKIDKRIEEIKDFKFVKDGVLTIGISTSGHLPLHDYASDSKTVIGYDVDLAQIIADSLGLKLELVSVAWADWPMGLSSGKFDAVISNVTVTEERKEKFDFSTYRKDELGFYVKSDSKISEIKSPADIAGLRVITDAGTNQEKILLEWDRQNVAAGLKPIEVQYYDDDAVKDLAIQSGRADAVFSVNATQAYSAGINGKTKLVGTVSGGWPITAEIAVTTRKGSGLAQPLTGVLNDLIASGAYQKVLETWNLGPEAITEAKTNPQGLPKSGS from the coding sequence ATGACATTTATCAGAAAGGCAGCCTACTGGACCGCCGGGATTATCGCGATCGGGCTGTTTGGTTCCGGTATTGCGCGAAGCGAGGGGAAATTCGATCTCAGCCCGGAACAACCGAACCGGCTGCGTGTCGAAAAGATCGACAAGCGCATTGAGGAGATCAAGGACTTCAAGTTCGTCAAGGATGGTGTTCTGACCATCGGCATCAGCACCAGCGGACATCTGCCGTTACATGACTATGCGTCGGATTCAAAGACCGTCATCGGTTATGACGTCGATCTGGCGCAGATCATCGCCGATAGTCTGGGTCTCAAGCTGGAACTGGTTTCTGTCGCATGGGCCGACTGGCCGATGGGGCTTTCTTCCGGCAAGTTCGACGCGGTGATTTCGAATGTGACGGTGACGGAAGAACGCAAGGAGAAGTTCGATTTCTCCACCTATCGCAAGGATGAGCTTGGCTTCTACGTGAAGTCGGACAGCAAGATCAGCGAGATCAAGTCTCCGGCAGATATTGCGGGCCTCAGGGTTATCACCGATGCTGGCACCAATCAGGAGAAAATCCTGCTGGAATGGGATCGCCAGAATGTCGCTGCCGGTTTGAAGCCCATCGAGGTTCAATATTACGATGACGATGCGGTCAAGGATCTCGCCATCCAGAGCGGACGCGCCGACGCTGTTTTCAGCGTGAATGCTACCCAAGCTTACTCTGCGGGCATTAATGGCAAGACGAAGCTCGTCGGCACTGTGAGTGGGGGCTGGCCAATTACGGCTGAAATCGCTGTCACGACGCGCAAGGGAAGTGGCCTTGCCCAGCCGCTGACCGGCGTTCTCAACGATCTGATCGCCAGCGGGGCATATCAGAAGGTTCTGGAAACCTGGAATCTCGGACCGGAAGCAATCACCGAAGCGAAAACCAATCCGCAAGGACTGCCAAAGAGCGGCTCGTAA
- a CDS encoding ABC transporter substrate-binding protein, with product MRAGALLIAALAWVAFPVLTAMAGDGFDLSPEQPGRIHTKKNETAVTAVPPGFKFVAPGNLTVAVAPGGPPLASYATDARTVVGADPEYASAIAESLGLQLELVPVAWIDWPLGLASGKYDAVISNVGVTEERKEKFDFSTYRQGLHGFFVKSDSPFTSIKEPKDAAGLRIIVGAGTNQERILVKWSEENVAAGLKPIDLQYYDDEAASLLALRSGRADVIVQPHAQLVFIAARDKNIKRVGTLSAGWPDRSDVAITTRKGSGLADALTVATNGLIEDGTYAKILKRWHLEEEALPRSETNPPGLPKFN from the coding sequence ATGAGAGCAGGAGCTCTGTTAATCGCGGCCCTTGCGTGGGTGGCATTTCCGGTTCTGACGGCAATGGCAGGGGACGGTTTCGACCTCTCTCCAGAGCAACCTGGTCGTATTCACACGAAGAAGAATGAGACCGCTGTGACAGCCGTTCCCCCCGGCTTCAAATTCGTTGCGCCGGGTAATTTAACTGTAGCCGTGGCTCCGGGTGGCCCGCCTCTGGCCAGTTATGCCACTGATGCGCGAACGGTCGTCGGCGCGGATCCGGAATATGCTTCTGCGATCGCTGAAAGTCTGGGCCTGCAACTGGAGCTCGTTCCGGTGGCATGGATTGACTGGCCGCTGGGGCTGGCTTCCGGCAAGTATGATGCCGTCATCTCGAATGTTGGCGTGACCGAGGAACGCAAGGAAAAATTTGACTTTTCAACTTATCGGCAGGGCCTGCATGGGTTCTTCGTCAAGTCGGACAGTCCGTTCACCTCCATCAAAGAACCAAAGGATGCTGCTGGTTTGCGCATCATCGTTGGGGCGGGGACAAATCAGGAGCGCATTCTCGTAAAATGGAGCGAGGAGAATGTGGCGGCGGGTCTGAAGCCTATTGATCTTCAATATTACGACGATGAGGCAGCAAGCCTGCTCGCGCTCCGGTCGGGCCGCGCGGATGTGATCGTGCAACCCCACGCCCAACTCGTTTTCATTGCAGCACGTGACAAGAACATCAAAAGGGTCGGGACGTTGAGCGCCGGGTGGCCGGATCGTTCTGATGTTGCGATCACAACCCGCAAGGGAAGTGGCCTGGCTGACGCGCTGACAGTCGCCACCAATGGGCTGATTGAAGATGGGACCTATGCCAAAATTCTCAAACGCTGGCATTTGGAGGAAGAAGCGCTTCCCCGTTCCGAGACAAATCCGCCTGGATTGCCGAAGTTCAACTGA
- a CDS encoding M20 aminoacylase family protein, whose amino-acid sequence MDVTSRPRNRLDAAREAIAAHLDEFIALRHDIHQYPELAFHEHRTSRLVASKLASWGYDVTTGIARTGVVATLPRGEGRRRLAIRADMDALPIEEATGLDYASRNKGVMHACGHDGHTTILLAAARYLAEEGDFSGTLDLVFQPAEEIGAGARKMISEGLFEQFPVDAVFGLHNWPGVTAGRFGFVNGPAMASVDKAVIKIVGKGGHGAEPHNAVDPVVAAASLITALQSIVSRNVDPREMAVVTVGSIHGGEASNVIPGSVELQLTIRSYSEEVRRGLQVRIPALARAQAESFGGVAEVDYRLGFPSVINPVEETAFARKVAADAFGDDVLEGAFAPRTASEDFAFLLQAKPGSYLFIGNGDSAPLHSAEYNFNDQIIAPAALYWVQLAEAFLNENRR is encoded by the coding sequence ATGGATGTTACCTCCCGACCCCGCAACAGGCTTGATGCCGCGAGAGAAGCCATTGCCGCGCATCTCGATGAATTCATAGCGCTTCGCCATGACATACATCAGTATCCGGAGCTCGCTTTCCATGAGCATCGCACGAGTCGTCTCGTTGCGTCAAAACTCGCCTCCTGGGGTTATGACGTCACGACGGGAATTGCGAGAACCGGCGTGGTAGCGACCTTGCCCCGGGGGGAAGGTCGGCGCCGTCTCGCGATCCGGGCAGATATGGATGCTCTGCCGATAGAAGAGGCGACGGGGCTTGACTACGCCAGCCGAAACAAGGGTGTGATGCACGCTTGCGGCCATGACGGGCACACGACGATCTTGCTCGCCGCCGCACGATATCTGGCCGAGGAGGGCGATTTCAGCGGTACGCTCGATCTTGTCTTTCAACCAGCAGAGGAAATCGGCGCCGGAGCGCGCAAGATGATAAGCGAAGGGCTTTTCGAGCAGTTTCCCGTCGATGCGGTGTTCGGATTGCACAACTGGCCGGGTGTCACTGCTGGACGTTTCGGGTTTGTCAACGGACCGGCTATGGCATCCGTGGACAAGGCTGTCATCAAGATCGTCGGCAAGGGTGGTCATGGAGCTGAACCGCACAATGCTGTCGACCCTGTTGTCGCCGCTGCGTCTCTCATAACTGCCTTGCAGAGTATTGTTTCGCGCAATGTCGATCCGCGTGAAATGGCGGTTGTCACGGTTGGCTCCATCCATGGCGGCGAAGCTTCAAACGTCATTCCTGGTTCGGTGGAACTGCAACTGACGATCCGTTCCTACAGCGAAGAGGTGCGGCGCGGATTGCAAGTACGTATCCCGGCGCTTGCTCGCGCTCAGGCTGAAAGTTTTGGTGGCGTTGCGGAGGTCGATTATAGGTTGGGCTTTCCTTCTGTCATCAATCCGGTTGAGGAGACCGCATTCGCCCGCAAGGTTGCAGCCGATGCGTTCGGGGATGATGTCCTGGAGGGCGCATTTGCGCCGCGCACTGCCAGCGAGGATTTTGCTTTCTTGTTGCAGGCAAAGCCTGGCAGCTATCTCTTCATCGGTAACGGCGACAGCGCGCCGCTGCACAGTGCCGAATACAACTTCAACGATCAGATCATCGCGCCAGCCGCTCTCTATTGGGTGCAGCTCGCCGAAGCCTTTCTCAATGAAAACAGACGGTGA
- a CDS encoding amino acid ABC transporter permease/ATP-binding protein, with the protein MAVTTEFTNVQIATRSVERKQDYSRYRIVPAKHPARLAGSVFAAIVIGLVLYSIFTNPQWGWNVFAEWFFAEPVLVGLGRTLLLTALAAVSGSILGTLLALARVSRSPLLSGLSWGYIWLLRSIPLIVLLLILNNLGYLYANITLSVPFTDRVLFDYPTVQLLTPFAAAFLGLTLNQSAFFAEIVRGGILSVDQGQHEAAAALGLPRTRQALRIVLPQAMRSILPTGFNEIIGLAKGTSMVYVLALPELFYTVQVIYRRNLEVIPLLMVATVWYLVIMTVLSVAQYYIERYFAKGAVRNPVPLPFQTFFNRYKRSLPLTSGLSGQVHRTVPVAGFGDAGTMSAGAPIHIHDISKRFGTNTVLNHVELSFPAGSVTAILGPSGSGKSTLLRSINHLERVNEGFISVDGALVGYRQDGDTLYELKEKDILKRRADIAMVFQNFNLFPHMTVLENIIEAPIQVGGLARDAAIRLALDLLARVGLCDKAEAYPRQLSGGQQQRVAIARALALRPKVILFDEPTSALDPELVGEVLDVIKELARTGTTLVIVTHEIGFAREVADTVVFMEAGQVVEAGPPSSIFNDAQHPRTREFLAKVL; encoded by the coding sequence ATGGCAGTAACGACAGAATTCACAAACGTGCAGATTGCAACCCGTTCGGTGGAGCGCAAGCAGGACTATTCGCGCTACAGGATCGTTCCGGCAAAGCATCCAGCACGTTTAGCCGGCAGCGTGTTCGCGGCCATCGTGATCGGCCTTGTGCTCTATTCGATCTTTACCAATCCACAGTGGGGCTGGAACGTTTTTGCGGAATGGTTCTTTGCCGAACCGGTACTGGTCGGCCTCGGGCGAACACTGCTGTTAACAGCGCTCGCGGCCGTATCAGGTTCCATTCTCGGTACGCTGCTGGCATTAGCCCGTGTATCGAGGTCGCCTCTGCTTTCGGGTCTGTCCTGGGGCTATATATGGTTGCTGCGCTCCATACCCCTTATTGTATTGCTGCTCATCCTGAATAATCTCGGCTACCTCTATGCGAACATCACGCTGAGTGTGCCTTTCACGGATCGCGTATTGTTCGATTACCCGACGGTGCAATTGTTGACGCCGTTTGCAGCTGCCTTTCTCGGTCTGACGCTGAACCAGTCCGCCTTTTTCGCCGAGATTGTGCGCGGCGGCATCCTTTCCGTCGATCAGGGGCAACATGAAGCCGCTGCGGCGCTTGGCCTGCCGCGCACCCGGCAAGCCTTGCGAATTGTTTTGCCACAGGCCATGCGCTCCATCCTTCCGACGGGTTTCAACGAGATTATCGGTCTCGCCAAGGGCACTTCCATGGTCTATGTGCTCGCCTTGCCTGAGCTGTTCTACACGGTCCAGGTGATCTACAGGCGCAATCTGGAAGTCATTCCGCTGCTGATGGTCGCGACCGTCTGGTATCTGGTCATCATGACCGTGCTTTCTGTGGCGCAGTATTACATCGAGCGCTATTTCGCGAAGGGCGCGGTTCGCAATCCCGTTCCCCTGCCATTCCAGACCTTCTTCAATCGCTACAAGCGCTCCTTGCCGTTGACCTCGGGGCTGTCGGGACAAGTACACAGGACGGTTCCAGTCGCCGGTTTCGGCGATGCCGGCACAATGTCTGCGGGCGCACCTATTCATATCCACGATATTTCCAAGCGCTTCGGTACGAACACGGTGCTGAACCATGTGGAACTGTCCTTTCCGGCAGGCAGCGTGACGGCAATTCTCGGCCCGTCCGGTTCCGGTAAGTCCACACTACTACGCTCGATCAATCATCTGGAGCGTGTGAATGAGGGCTTCATTTCCGTTGATGGGGCACTGGTCGGTTACCGTCAAGATGGAGATACGCTCTATGAGCTGAAGGAAAAGGACATTCTAAAGCGTCGTGCCGATATCGCGATGGTGTTTCAGAACTTCAATCTATTTCCGCACATGACGGTCCTGGAAAACATTATCGAAGCGCCGATTCAGGTAGGCGGCCTTGCACGCGATGCAGCGATCCGGCTGGCGCTTGATCTGCTGGCGCGCGTTGGCCTCTGTGACAAGGCTGAAGCCTATCCACGCCAATTGTCAGGAGGGCAGCAGCAGCGCGTGGCGATTGCCCGGGCGTTGGCGCTCCGTCCGAAGGTCATCCTGTTCGACGAACCGACGTCGGCGCTTGATCCGGAACTGGTTGGTGAGGTGCTCGACGTCATCAAGGAACTTGCCCGCACCGGGACCACGCTTGTGATCGTCACCCATGAGATCGGCTTTGCGCGCGAAGTTGCGGACACGGTTGTCTTTATGGAAGCCGGACAGGTTGTAGAGGCCGGTCCGCCGTCCAGCATTTTCAACGACGCGCAGCATCCGCGCACACGCGAATTTCTGGCCAAGGTTCTTTGA
- a CDS encoding ABC transporter substrate-binding protein: MIKLAWGQTAVCQSPISVALKQGLFEKYGLTVEPVNFSGPTDQLLQAIATGKADGGIGMALRWLKPLEQGFDVSLTVGTHGGCMRLLAAPDSGINSIADLKGKKVAVSDQASPIRNFFAIQAAKQGINPDTEIEWLQYPADLFAEALKKGEVQAVAGDDPHAFLQRERDGLKEVATNLDGQYVNSACCVLGLRGSLVRDEPEVAGALSRAIVEAQAWTAAHPDESAEIFAPFVPGNVSATDVARILRSHTHDHHSTGDALRKDVALFVDELKIINVIRPNTNTDTFAEKIVANVIT; encoded by the coding sequence GTGATCAAGCTGGCGTGGGGGCAGACCGCTGTTTGTCAGTCGCCAATTTCGGTTGCGCTCAAACAGGGGCTGTTTGAAAAATATGGTCTGACTGTTGAGCCGGTGAATTTCTCCGGTCCGACAGATCAGTTGCTACAGGCAATCGCGACCGGCAAGGCGGATGGCGGCATCGGCATGGCGCTGCGCTGGCTCAAGCCATTGGAGCAGGGTTTTGACGTGTCGCTGACAGTCGGTACGCATGGAGGATGTATGCGCCTTCTCGCAGCGCCGGATTCCGGCATCAATTCGATTGCGGACTTGAAGGGCAAGAAGGTTGCTGTCAGCGATCAGGCAAGCCCGATCCGCAATTTCTTCGCCATTCAGGCCGCCAAGCAAGGCATTAATCCCGATACCGAAATCGAATGGCTGCAATATCCTGCCGACCTCTTTGCAGAGGCCTTGAAAAAGGGCGAAGTGCAGGCGGTGGCTGGCGATGACCCTCATGCCTTCCTACAGCGCGAACGCGATGGCCTGAAGGAAGTCGCAACCAATCTTGACGGACAATATGTCAACTCGGCGTGCTGCGTGCTTGGCCTGCGTGGCAGCCTTGTCCGCGATGAACCGGAAGTCGCTGGAGCGCTTTCGCGTGCCATCGTGGAGGCTCAGGCATGGACTGCGGCCCATCCTGATGAAAGTGCGGAAATCTTCGCTCCGTTCGTTCCGGGCAATGTCTCTGCAACTGATGTGGCGCGTATCCTGCGCAGCCACACGCATGATCACCATTCAACAGGTGACGCGCTGCGTAAGGACGTCGCTTTGTTCGTGGACGAACTCAAGATCATCAATGTCATCCGGCCAAATACCAATACGGATACATTTGCCGAAAAGATCGTCGCCAATGTCATCACCTGA
- a CDS encoding RrF2 family transcriptional regulator codes for MLTKKGKYGLKALAHLAALAPGESAFVAEIAARNNISKKFLDAILLELRNDGILRSKKGPGGGYSLSKPASEITIGQVVRVLDGPLAPIRCASRTAYEPCDDCEDHRACQVRRSMLLVREAIAGVLDTMTLEQFARNGGLEDDGSAPAWAQLSA; via the coding sequence ATGCTCACCAAGAAGGGCAAGTATGGTTTGAAGGCTCTGGCTCACCTCGCGGCGCTTGCGCCGGGTGAAAGCGCCTTTGTCGCGGAAATTGCCGCTCGGAACAATATTTCCAAGAAGTTTCTCGACGCCATCCTGCTGGAGTTGCGCAATGACGGGATTCTCCGGTCGAAGAAAGGTCCCGGCGGCGGTTACAGTCTTTCCAAACCGGCATCCGAAATTACCATCGGGCAAGTCGTCCGCGTTCTCGATGGGCCGCTGGCGCCAATCCGCTGCGCCAGCCGCACGGCCTACGAGCCATGCGACGATTGCGAGGATCATCGCGCTTGTCAGGTTCGCCGTTCCATGCTGCTGGTGCGCGAAGCAATAGCTGGCGTTCTTGATACAATGACGCTCGAACAGTTTGCACGCAATGGCGGGCTGGAAGATGATGGTTCTGCACCCGCATGGGCGCAGCTAAGTGCCTGA
- a CDS encoding GNAT family N-acetyltransferase — protein sequence MSDVFLYTSSLDPRAKPLIDELLYEYDSRYGTYFNAEGAAAEMNRYPPEAFAPPSGNFLLLIRDGETIGGGAFKAFDARTAEFKRIWTRSDLRRQGLARKLLVELEEQAARQGYSRIYLTTGFRQPEAVGLYLNNGYTALFDTSADPEIYKTLPFEKEIGHLCAPLGRGTDHRITDRQQIANP from the coding sequence ATGAGCGATGTCTTTCTGTATACCAGTTCTCTTGATCCGCGTGCAAAGCCGCTCATCGATGAACTTCTGTATGAATATGACAGCCGTTACGGCACATATTTCAACGCGGAAGGTGCAGCGGCGGAAATGAACCGCTATCCGCCCGAAGCATTTGCGCCACCCAGCGGTAATTTTTTGCTGTTGATCCGGGACGGTGAAACCATCGGCGGCGGTGCCTTCAAGGCTTTTGATGCACGTACTGCGGAGTTCAAGCGTATCTGGACCCGGTCGGATCTGCGGCGACAGGGGCTGGCGCGCAAGCTTCTCGTGGAACTGGAAGAGCAGGCAGCAAGACAGGGCTATTCCCGCATCTACCTGACGACGGGCTTTCGTCAGCCGGAAGCCGTAGGTCTCTATCTCAACAACGGGTATACGGCGCTTTTCGACACGAGTGCAGATCCTGAAATTTACAAGACGCTGCCCTTTGAAAAGGAGATCGGCCATCTGTGCGCTCCGCTGGGGCGCGGCACTGATCATCGCATCACGGACCGTCAACAAATCGCCAACCCGTGA
- a CDS encoding LLM class flavin-dependent oxidoreductase has product MSGRKQITFGVMLQGPGSHMNAWKHPSGPADASTNFEFFVNAARKAEAAGIAFAFVADGLYINEQSIPHFLNRFEPISILSALAASTSKIGLVGTVSTSYSDPFTIARQFASLDLISGGRAGWNAVTSPLEGSGRNYGRPHPEHELRYEIADEYLDVIKGLWDSWDDDAFVRDRENGVYVDKNKLHRINHKGRFFNVEGPLNISRSRQGQPVVFQAGSSDSGIRLAGKHADAVFTNGTKIEDVRSFYRQVKQSAVAQGRSSSDVGIFPGIGPIVGRTQEEAEEKYQAIRNLVSVDEALLYLGRFFDHHDFSIYPLDEPFPELGEIGKNSFRATTDRIKKTARETGATLREIALDVATPRTAFIGTADAIANELINWVESEAADGFILGFPVIAEGLDDFIQHVLPILEKRGYFNPELPGETLRDHLGLPFRESRYSSAVDQPVNKAARA; this is encoded by the coding sequence ATGAGTGGACGAAAACAAATCACGTTTGGCGTCATGCTGCAGGGGCCTGGCAGTCATATGAACGCATGGAAGCATCCCAGCGGCCCTGCCGATGCGAGCACCAATTTCGAGTTTTTCGTCAATGCCGCACGCAAGGCGGAGGCAGCAGGGATCGCTTTTGCGTTCGTTGCTGATGGACTTTACATCAATGAGCAGTCGATACCGCATTTTCTCAATCGTTTCGAACCGATTTCGATCCTTTCGGCACTCGCGGCCTCCACATCGAAAATTGGCTTGGTCGGCACCGTATCGACGTCCTACAGCGACCCGTTCACCATTGCACGCCAGTTTGCGTCACTTGATCTTATCTCCGGCGGACGCGCCGGATGGAATGCAGTCACGTCACCGCTGGAAGGCTCAGGCCGCAATTACGGGCGCCCGCATCCCGAGCATGAATTGCGCTATGAAATAGCAGACGAATATCTCGACGTCATCAAAGGGCTATGGGATTCCTGGGATGACGATGCCTTCGTCCGCGATCGCGAAAACGGTGTCTATGTCGACAAGAATAAGTTACATCGCATCAATCACAAAGGGCGCTTTTTCAATGTCGAAGGCCCGCTGAATATCAGTCGCTCCAGGCAGGGGCAGCCGGTGGTGTTTCAGGCTGGATCGTCGGATTCCGGCATCCGGCTTGCCGGTAAACATGCCGATGCAGTGTTTACGAACGGCACCAAGATTGAGGACGTGCGATCCTTCTACAGGCAGGTAAAGCAAAGCGCGGTCGCTCAAGGCCGCAGTTCTTCTGATGTTGGGATTTTTCCCGGTATCGGCCCAATTGTCGGGCGTACGCAGGAAGAAGCAGAGGAGAAGTATCAAGCCATCCGTAATCTGGTTTCGGTTGATGAGGCGCTGCTTTATCTCGGTCGCTTCTTCGACCATCACGATTTCAGCATCTATCCGCTCGACGAGCCTTTCCCTGAACTCGGTGAAATCGGCAAGAACAGTTTCCGCGCCACGACAGATCGCATCAAGAAGACGGCAAGGGAAACCGGTGCCACATTACGCGAGATCGCACTCGATGTCGCGACACCACGCACTGCCTTCATTGGAACTGCGGACGCTATCGCCAATGAACTGATCAATTGGGTGGAAAGCGAAGCTGCCGATGGTTTCATTCTCGGCTTTCCCGTCATTGCGGAAGGTCTCGACGATTTCATTCAACATGTACTGCCGATCCTGGAAAAGCGGGGCTATTTCAACCCGGAACTGCCCGGTGAAACGCTCCGCGATCATCTTGGGCTGCCGTTCCGCGAAAGCCGTTATTCGTCGGCTGTGGATCAACCGGTAAACAAGGCTGCGCGGGCCTGA